One Coffea eugenioides isolate CCC68of chromosome 2, Ceug_1.0, whole genome shotgun sequence genomic window, CTTTCAttggttcaaaaaaaaaataactagtAGGCGTATTTAGCAATTGCTTTGATGGACATAAAATTTTCCTCCCGATACTATAACCAAGATAAATTGAGTTAAACCATTGAGTATATATTATTGGTTTGTTTGCAAGATTCCATAGCTGAGTTTTATTTCACTATAGTCCCTTCGGAGACATCCGATAAAATTGGAACGATACAAACTAGCATGGCCTGGGCAAGGATGATATGCGTAGATAGTGAGAGTTTTATTTCACTGGACCTATCTTCTACGTCTGTTTGGGGCACAAGCGCATGGTCATAATGACGCTGGATTTATTTCAAACTAGTATTTTGACCCGTGCTACGCACGGAgttatatttcaaatcaaaataatattttatatatttatatattgtggtacaaaataataaatatatatagactaaaaattttaaagaagtGTATGCCTaatatcttgaaaaaaaattaatatataatgATTTACATGATAAAAGAATTGTTAATGCATTTAAGGTGAGGGTTAAGTTGGGTAGTAAGGTGAGAAGAGTTTTCtaaaaaaaagtcaatttaTCAATATCCGACAAAACATATTATGTTATACCTATATATCAAAacttataatataaaaaaataaattataaccaatttattttcttcaatttttagaaaaaaaatctttctccTATCTTATGCCCCCTAAAATTGTTGACTGCATTTAGATTAGCATTTAAAATTCTCCGTAATATGTGTTTGTAGAgttctcaaaattattaaaaatcacCATCATTTCCCCCCTCCCTTATACGCCAGCTAGTCATCAGATACCTCCTACGACTTTTATATCTTCTATCATGGTACCATCCTCtctattatatattttttttgtcatctcTGTCATATCCCTGTAATcccctttcttcttctctccctTCTCCGTCCATCCTTGTAACTCATATTTCTTCTTCAACCTTTCTTGCTACTTTTCAACAtctcaccattttcttccctcGCTTTCCCCCTATACCTAACCTCTAAATTCATATCCCTGCGACCCAATATATTTAACTTTACCTATCataatgaaaatataaaattgaaaaaattaactACAATGGTTGCAATTATTAGTAtctaaaaatggaaatgaaaaactgATAATATCTATAATATCCTCAAGTACtacaatcaatatatatatatatatttaacatagcaaatacatatttacatatgaagacagcaataagaatacataaaataattaatgatacCAAAAGTTATCCTTAGTGTTTGGGTTTTGCACTCTTATTCAAATCTAATGTCAAATTTGGGCcagatatatacaaattaagtaGTATTTTAAGGTTGAATGTTTTATATCTTTCTCTTAAACTAtaatattacttttttttaaaatttttggtagaattggtgttgttattatcatcatttttttaatcaaaaatgaatatttcaaaaaaaatttcaatgtTAAAAGGCTAGTAGtactttgttttctatttagtgatttcataatttagatttatgaatggtaccattcttgatttttttaaatccacgacattattttctttttgttttctatttaatgTTGCCCTTTTACTTAGGATTACTAAGTttaaagataaaatattatcatttacttttttacttttactaagtttggtaatgttttctttttatttacccTCCCACTAATAaacttcaaaccaaattcctaTATAAGTGGAGCCACTACTTTTTTAAATTAGAAAGGCACGGGAGCTACTTCTTACTTaagaaaatgttatttgcactcaattttttattatttgcaattccaccatttgttttatcatatagtctaaTTACTGAAAATTATATGATCAAAATGACTATTGAAGTGTGAATAACAAAAATGGAGTGTAAATAatcttacttatttaaattaataagaAAGCATGAAAGGATGTTATATTTGTTATCTCTTCTTATGGTCTTACAGATGTTTTAATTGTTGTAGAATCATAAATAACGCAAGGAAATTGGAAACGTGATGGGTTAAAGTTCAAATAGGATAACATGCACATTAACCAACAATTTGAAATGCAATGATTTTAAAAAGTAACCAACAATTTCAAATGTGAAGAGTAGATGTGAAAGTTGAGAggaatatattttataaattaaattaaatgtgaaatgttagaaaaatggaattggtaGTGGGAAGATGCTAGGAGGTTTGTtgctaaaaatcccttctcaaatttatatagatatagattgaATGGAACACAACGGTACGTGATTATTTTCGTTAAGATGGCATTGCCCTGGGTTATGCGCTTCCTCCACCTAAATAGAGACTTCACGTTAGCAGCTGGCCCTTGCCTTATTTTTTCTAACACTGTGGATGTTAATTGACATGCGTTCTTCGAGCAAAACGGGTTTAGAAATATTTACAAAGTATTGTCATAATTATTATGTCTCTGTACGGgcacattaaaaaaaataaaaacatgcGAGTATGCTTTTGAGACCTATAACATCAAGCTAGAACTTAATTATACGCACTACGACAAATAACTACTACCATTCTATCACTCACATCACATCTATTCACCTTTATTTCGCTCTTTGTCAGTTTGGATGGATCGTTTTTTGAAATATAAGTTTTTTATGTACAATGTTATAATAatacataaaaaataataatttaaaaatatcaaaaacagcctcaaaaataccaaaaaagcCTCAAAAAACAACCTCATATACATTAAAAGTTTCTCACCTACACCattacagtaaaatatttcaaaaatatcccaaaaaacagctaatctaAACAGAGCCTATGTGAATTTTATTGGATATATCCGTACGTGAGAGGAAATATGTAACACTTACTCTATAATCGTATCAAGTTTCAAAAAGTTATGTACAGAATACCTCCATCATTGAGTTGTAGGTGCCTAGGTGGGGGTTCAAATCCCATCTACAgcgaaaaaaaatttaaaagtggTGTCAAAACATCCTTTCGATTTAGTAAGGTCTATATATCTACTAGCCTCTGACACGAGTCTCTTTATACTCCCTCTCGCCTCTAGtttagaataaaataaattatacaatagttatagtctcgaaaaaaaaaagaaaagaatacatCCATCATATTTGACATCAAGTATGAACTAGTCCACATCCATCATGCCTTGCACTCTGGCTTTCACCAAGTTTTGTGTCTCGTCACTGCACCGGTTGACCCAACTCGAGTCTTACCACAAAATGACACCAAATGCAAAATCATCCACAGAAAAGCTATATAATAAGCCAGCGTCGATTGGTTGGTTGTTTTGACATCGTTAGGGGCCTGTCTGACGACAAATGTTTAATCGGCACtcattgaaatatatttgaagTGTCATATTTTTTTATATGTGATTTAAAATAATTAGGCAAGGCAAATAAAtaggtaaaattaaataaaatgtatataaatgtaaggaataataataattgttagtatgtaTATATACGTGATAAATTAAGTGAATTTTAGATGTACTAATGAATGTGCAATGAGCACGTGTTAAAACACTCGTAAAACAAATATGCAACGTGTCTTTCTGTTTTCAAAATCCTAAACTAAAAATTGTGAAGCTTGGCGTGTAATAGTGTGATAGTGGTCGGTTGGTTCATGAGCAAGTCAAAGGGATAGAAATACATATCACGAGAAAGGAGAAACTtctatttaaagaaaaaaaaaaacacacttgGAGTGCGAGAGAGAGACAAGAGTACAGAAGAACAAAAACTAGGCCTTATTGATCCTATCTTTCAATTGTCAGTTTACGGAAGTTATCAAcctatctatatctatataaatttgagaagagATTTTTAACAACAAGCCTCCACAACCCTTCCCACTCTCAACtctatttttctagcatttcacatttatctTATATCGTAAAAAATATCATGGGCACATTACATCCCCACGTTTCCCTCAAATAACAAGTTAACTCTAACTAACACTCCCACGTTCCctcaaacaaaaatttaactTCCACTTACATTAAAACTCTTTCCACTTATCCGCGCGTCAGATGGTTGTGGTACCACTACTGATTCCCATTTTCCAGTGAGTTGAAGAGCATTGACAGAATAAAGATAGCCCCTAATTCAATGGAATTGAATATAGCACATGATCTTTTCCAACTGCCACGGAGCAACAATATACTTGGTACTTAGCCCCTAATTCAACAGAATTGAAGATAGCACATGATCTTGTCCAACTGCCACGGAGCAACAATATACTTGGTACTACTACAAGTAACTCTTACAATTTCACTCCACACCCACCTTTCCACTACAATTAAAACCCTTCCAATCAACTTCCTTCTCGAACCTCTCAAATTAACTTCACAATGGAACATGGTCGTTTACAGGCATGTCAACAACGCCTAAATTTCAAACTCGTAAGATTGCAAAGGAGGAAACATCTGCTAACAAAGCGAAAAGGACGCCACAGCGGTCCCGCACAAGAATTGGAAAAGTTCCAACAACTTTGCGTCGACGAAAGAGAAATCTCACATCAACTACGATGGATAAAATCTCGACTACACCGATTCAAACGCCGCGCCAATCAAATTAGAAGTTTCGGTACTATTTATTCTTTTAATATTGATATTTTCATTGTATCATTCTCAATATTATAATATTCTCAATATTACAATATTACTGTTGTTTCCATTGTTTATAAGCATTAAGATTCTTTAAATATTCTCCTTCTTCACATGTTACTAATCCTTGTTGGCTCAATCAACAACGTATGGTACTATGGCTTTTATGTGAGTTTAGGCATTTAGACATACAGTTCTCATTGTATTAGTAATTAATCAGATTAGTCCCGAAACATGGTCATAGCTTTGATTAGAGAAAACATTTTTTTGTCATTAAATGTCTACCTAAATGTCTCTTTCATGAAATAGTCCCGTGGCTGTTTTATGAATAGTGGGCTTAACGGATAAAAAGGAGACACAATCTTATGTGTGTATACAATACATTTATAAAGGAAATTATAATTAGATGTAGTAATACTCAAAACAAATCGATTATTTCTACGCACAACGGCTAAAAGTTTAGAACAAAAATGGAGATTAAGATATTTTCTCCAGTTACCTCAAGTGACTATCCAAACTTAGAGACAAATAGCTGGGGAAACTTACGAGGGAGTAATGtaacattcttttttttcttttgaaaacaatATAAAAGTAAGGTAATGTGAATTAACTGAAACATTATAATGAACAAGGAATGCAGTTTGCATTTATTGCATAAGTCTATGGTGGAAGATCATGCTTAAAGTGTTTCACTATAGCCCTTTAAATTTGACAAAGATAATGAGTAATTCTCAAAAGTATACTACGCCCCACATTATGGCTGGAAAACTGATCATAGCATGAGTTGTACTCATGATATGACTTATGTTGGTTTTACCCCAAACTGTTAATATGGTAGCATATTGGTTATTACTCCAAATTGTTGTAGTACTATTAATTATGATCACGAAAAATAGTAGTACTATTAATTATGAGTTGTGATCTTTGTAGTTCCTTCGTTTCTTTGAAATAAGATGTTCTGAAGGTTGACATTAACAGATTACTACTAGCGGGTAGGTTcgttttttgtgttttggcttttttttttggcagattTTGTGTCTTACTACATTACATGTCCTTGGGCTGTTCAAATCTGGATTATGCTGTGGAAAGTTGGAATCGTGCAAGACAAAAATGTTGATGATCGATagaaagagcaaaaaaaaaaaagggaatagaTTCAAAAAATAATTCTTGCAAAAACATATGAGACAATGGCACCCAAGAATCTTTAACTCTAGCCCATGAATTCTTGGAAAAAATTGCTTACAAGAACATATGAGACAATGGCACCTAAAAATTAATATACTTTTTAGATGTAATCTTATGGACAGTAATCTTATGTATCAAATTAGAAGTTTTGGTACTATTCATGCTTTAAATATTCTCCTTCTTCTCATGTTACTAATCTTTGCTGGATGATTCAACAAAGTATGGTACTATGGCTTTTATGTGAGTTTAGACATTTAGACATATAGTTCTCATTGTATTACTAATTATTCAGATTAGTCCCGGAACATGGTCATAACTTTGATTAGAGAAAAAAGACATTTTTGTTGGCTTTTATGTGAGTTTAGACATTTAGACATATAGTTCTCATTGTATTATTAATTATTCAGATTAGTCCCGGAACATGGTCATAGCTTTGATTAGAGAAAAAAGACATTTTCTACATAATGGCAGACTGCTACCTGGTCTCAAATTACACACTTTGACTTCTAATTCTTGCAAATTTAGGAATCGGGACTCTGTCTTTATGTGGTTTTTAACTCTTAAGTATCTTCTTCGAGGTAAAAACTCAATCTTTTGCTTAACTTTTAGTGGAAAAGAGAAATTGCTGAAGGTGTAGAGTTCTACTGCGTGGGTATCCTTTGAAGTATAATGGTCGTACTTAGAGATCCAGTATTATTGTCAATATGTTTGATGTGCTAGAACTAGGTACCTAAATTTGACTCCTTTTCGTTGTTGAACAAAACTTGGCAAATTGAGTACCAATCATTGACAAACACTGATGACAGGAAAAACCTGCCATGTAGCCTGCTAAGAAACGCAAGTAGTTGATTTAGGTCTTGCGGTGAAACTGATCAAGTCGGTTCAATCAAGCAAAACTCTAATTGAGGTCAATGGTATGGAACATATGATCCAAGTTTTTGCAgctgattttaaaaaaaatttgactcATTATATTTGTAAAACAATGTAGGAACTGAAACCTTAGAAGACAAACCTTCAAAATCCATAATTGATTATTCTTTCAAATTAAACTTTGTGCAGAATCCCATACTAATATTTATAAAAGGTGCCATCGACATATAAGCTCATGAGAATGAGATGGTTGATCCTAAGAAGTAGCACAATCCAGAATAATATAGTAACTTTTCAGAATAATATATGCACGGGCACGTTGATAGGTGTAAAGCAAATGGCTCACGGAGCATCTTTCACACGCCTACTTATAATAACGAGCATCTGTCCAACCGAAGCATCTTTTAGAAATCTTACTTATGGTGGGAATGAGGTtctaaaaaaatgtaaaattcatGTCACATCTTGATTGTGCTATGCACGGGCATAATCCAGAATGAGATGGTTTCCATTGTTTATAAGAATCAAGTTAGAGGTTTCCGTACTATTTATTCTTTAAATATTGGTATTTTCATTATATTTacaattattaataatattttcaatattataatattattattgttttcaTTGTTTATAAGAATCAAGTCGGTATTATCTATTCTTTATGTATTGGCATTTTCATTATAATTgcaattattaataatatttccaatattataatattattgcTGTTTCCATTGTTTATAAGAATCAAGTTAGAAGTTACGGTACTTATTCTTTAAATATTGGCGTTTCCATTGTTATttcaattattaataatatttccaatattatattattattgttgattTCATTGTTTATAAGAATCAAGTTAGAAATTTCAGTATTATTTATTCTTTAAAATTTGGCATTTTTATTGTACTTCtaaatattaataatatttctaatattataatattattgtTGTTTTCATCGTTTATAAGAATGTGGAAAGAGTACCAATTGCTTATAAGCACTTTAATAAATACTACCGAAAGCTCCCCAATTGCTTTGTTAATATGTTACATGTTAACAAATAGTACTAAAACCTATTATTGCATATGCAGTAGTCAATCATAATGAATAGGATCACTACAATCTTATCTAATATCAGAGGTTCACATAAATATATCGTCATTTTTACTACCAAAATTGACAATTTGTTTGGAACAATAATTaacataataaaaaatatattttactaTTCTAAATGTTTAATTACATACCATAAAAAATATAGTGACTCAAAACTCTTATGGTCGAAATCATGCTTCACATTTCACATCGATTTCACCCACTAAATAATGTCTCAAACATAAAATATTACCTACTATCAGAAACATTACCAAATTAAGGATAAATTTTCTCAAATGTTACTATTAAATACACATATTACCATtcattaattaaaaaatattttttcaatcTAAAATACTTCTTTTCGATATTTCTAATCTTTGCACATAACGTAATTTGTCGTTACCAGAATGGGGAATAAAGTTCTCGAGGTAGAAGTCACAACAGGATCTAATATTGGAGATTTAGTTCTCATACCTCGGATCTCTTTAACACCACAGAGTGCACGGACTccttttccaattaaaaggAGACAATTTCCTGTGAAAGTGGCATTTGCAATGACTATCAACAAAAGTCAAGGCCAAACCTTGAAAAATGTTGGCGTTTACCTTCCTGAACCTGTGTTTTCACATGGTCAACTTTATGTTGCTCTGTCCCGTGCTACTTCGCCAGTTGGATTGAAAATACTCATTGTTAATAGAGATAATGATCCATGGGATTAAACAAAAAATATTGTGTATCGTGAGATTTTTGACTCCCTTTGATAAATTATGGACATCGCTTTGTTTACAAAAATAGTATATTTACATCAGACCATATGTACTATATATGCTTCACACTTTGGCATTTTTTTTGTACTTCTTTGAATTTGTGTTACTTGCTGTATCAAATATAGCGCTTAAATAATTAACCTTCATgctatattataataatttacagATATTCGATATACACCTTTACTCTATCTGGATCCTTGCGGATACGGATGGAATGTAAAGGTTAGATTGTTTCGATTAATAGATATGACCATATATGGAGTGCTTCAACGTTCGGGATGTATCAAGATGCTTTTTGTAGATGATCAGGTAATAATTAAGAGTGTATGTTATTTATTATATTGAATATTGAATATTTACTAATCTGTTGAAAACTATCAGAAATTTGTCATGCAGGGAGTTATAAAAGGCAGTAATATGATAAACATTTTCGCAGATAATCTTCATGAAGGCAAGGTATactggtttcaaaatatatatgtaattccGACAGATCTTAAATATCGACTTGCACCACATCAGTACCAATTATCGTTTGGAAACGATACGAAGATAGTGAATATTTTGGATGATTGTGCAACCATACCCCGTTTCAAGTTTAATCTGGTCAAACTAAAAGATACAGAACAACACATGGGCAATGATGTGCAATTGATAGGTATTTCATTCATAATTAACCATACTTCTATTTAAGTTGTTTATTTGAAGTGGtattacttatatttttttatcttttgcaGATGTAATTGGTTTAGTTGTATCCGTTGGTTCACACTATCAAACATCTATCAATGACAAAACTAAGTATGACATACTTTTACTTGACAAAAGATTAGTCACTAGATTCAATATCCTTTAAAGTATTTTATATTCTACAAATTTTGATTTATACTTACCAAAATTGTCTAAATGAAGTTTGACAGTAGTTCGGTTGACTTTATGTGATAAATTTGCAACCGATGATGGTGAACACTTGCGTCAAACTGTTACAAAAAATAATGTTTTGCTAGCCTGTGGTATTTGTGTGAGAAATTATAAAGGTAATtcaatttattttcattttattttatttaaattttatagtttattaataaataaagcaCATTGTGCAAGACCGTTACTGTATACTATTCGAGCAAGCAAATTGTATATCAATCACTACTTGAATTTTGCTCAATACCTACACAGTtggtaagttttacaaataccaaaatattaaattattaataatatttcaTACCTTTACGAATATGTATTTGAAAAATGTACAGGTTTGAGAATGATAAATGTGCTCAGAAATTAGTGACGTGGTTGCGGTCATGCAATTTTACAATATCCCAAACATTGTTGATATCAAATGCTAAGAGAATATGGATATCCGAATATGCAGTTATACTTACTGTACAATTCCTCTCAATTAATTAAGTAATGAACAAGTATCTACATGTAGTTTCGAATTAATAATTGTAATCTATATATTCTTTGGATGGTTTTAGGTTAAATATTTTCGAATACTTATTTACATTCAAAGTATCAACCTAGACAATATGTTCCATGAGTTATGCAAAAATTGTGGCCAATCATATCAATCTCATTTTGGAAAAATGGTGTGTATCCATTGTAATGACGTAGTCGACACTATTGTCAGGTAATTATTTacatatattttgaattttaatataatttGTTGCATCATACATCACAATTTCTTTTTAATAGATACAATGTTAATATAGAAGTTAGAGATTCTAGTGGTACCTTATACCTCGCTCTTCAAGACAGG contains:
- the LOC113759172 gene encoding uncharacterized protein LOC113759172 — protein: MGNKVLEVEVTTGSNIGDLVLIPRISLTPQSARTPFPIKRRQFPVKVAFAMTINKSQGQTLKNVGVYLPEPVFSHGQLYVALSRATSPVGLKILIVNRDNDPWD